Within Columba livia isolate bColLiv1 breed racing homer chromosome 22, bColLiv1.pat.W.v2, whole genome shotgun sequence, the genomic segment AGGAGCCACAGAGGCTCTGTGGAGGCTATAAGACATCTGTATCTACAACCTACTTTGTATCTTATTCACTGATAAGTGTTTGCAGCCCCTGTTCTTTGTGTCAGCCCAAAGTCAATGACAAAACTCCCACGTACAGCCCCTCTGGCAGGATCCCCACACGGGCTGCGCTACCTCCTCCCCTGGTTTCACAGGCATTAAATGTTACTTTGTGTTCAAACACAGGAGCCTGCCAAGACCCGAGACTAACCAGACCACCGCGGATCGGTTCAGCCCCCGGACGCCGACTTACTTGCGGATTTCCATGGCTTCTTTGTTATCGTGCCTGAAGAAGTCATAGGACTTGTAAGACTTCACCGCTTCCCGGCGATACACTCCTAAATTAAACACTTTGCACACAAAAAAGCACGGGCGTGAGACTGATGGCATTTTGCAGGGAGATCTCACAGTGTTTTCTGCGAAGGGCTGAGCTGTTCCCACACCGGGGAACCCCCCGCATGTACCTTTGGTGGGCACCCCAATCCAGTTGAGGTAGCGGGTGAGCTTCTTGGACACATAGGTCTTGCCGCGCGCGGGCAGGCCAATCATCACGATCAGCGTCGGGGAGTTGGTCATGTAGGAAGCCCAtgctgaaaagggaaaataaaagagaaacaaaaaacccaacaacccaGGAGCATCAGCAGCATCACAGAGCAACTCACAAGCCTCCAAGCAAAAGCcatccctgctgcagagctgcctcttGTCCCGGACAGACAGACGGCCACCGTGCATCTCATAACAGGCTTGCTATCATGTCCTCGGGCTCGCTATCATGTCCTCGCAGCTAATTAACCTCTGGCTGGCCCATCTCCTGGGTGCTAGCTAATGAGGCGGATTAGCAACGGTGCACCCGCTCTGCCTAATGGGACTAATGTGCATCTTTTAGCGGTAAAAATATTTACCGATGGGGCAGGAGCTGTCAAGGGCACAAGAAagatgtttttaacaaaacGGTCACGTTCTCTCAAAAAGCTGTTAAAGGGAGCTCGGAAAATGCCCAGGAAAAGGCAGGTTTGGGGAAAAACGACCCAGGGGGGTGAGCGCAGCGTCCAAAAGTTACAAAAATGAGAACGATGGGGGGAGCGGCGCCGGGCACGGGCGGAACAGGAGAAGCGGCGCGTCCACCCGGGACGGGCACGGACAGCGCGACCACGCGCGGGATGGAAACACGCGTTGAGGAAGACGCGCGGTTTTTTAAGCGGCATGAGCAGCGTTATCCCCCGAAATCTatataatttaaacaaaaaaatcttaagtATTAAATGCGCATTCCCGCCTCCCTCCCCGTGCCGGGGGTACTCACAGCATTTCTTCTCGCCGCCGCGCAGggccccggccctgccccaGCCGGGGCCGCCGTGCCGGGGCGCCGCCGACATGGCTCCACGCCGCCGCGCCACATGCAAATAACATGCAAATCATATGCAAATCACACACCGGCGACACGGCGCTGCGTCACGGGCGGGCCCCGCTATGCAAACGAGACCCGCGGTCGCCTCTCTGATTGGTCACACCCCGGCGCTCAGCAGCCAATGATGCGTCGCGGCGGGTGGTCTCGCGAGAGTTGGGCGGGAGTGGTGGTGGGCCGGAAGCGGAAGTGGCGGGCATTCGgtggggcggcggcggcggccgcgccgAGGATGCTGCGGCTGCGCTGCAAGGCCCGGAGCGGGACGCACCCGCTGCCCGGCCTCACCGCCCACTCCCGCCTCCGCGACATGCAGGCCGCCCTGGCCGCCCTCACCGGCGTCCCCATCCCGGCCCAGCGCCTCCTGCTCGGCTTCCCGCCGCGGAGCCTGGACCTCAGCGATGGCGAGCGGCGGCTTGGAGACCTCGGCATCCACTCGGGTGAGAGTCGGGGCCTGCGCGGTGCGGGGGGGCGGGCACCGGCGTTTTGTAGCCTCCGCTGCCCCGCCGGGTGTTAAGTACCTTAATTAGAAGAGGCTGCGGCAAAGCACGCCCATCCCCAACCGGTTCCTCTTCCCGCGGCGGCTGCGGGTGGCTCCTGCTCGCCCGTGGGGAGTTTGGCCACATCCCGGGGTGCGGAGGCAGAACGGCGGGACTCCCGGGGGCTggacggggacagggacccACCAGGTGAGTACAGCAGAGCCCACCGGCTACACCCAGTGGGTTGTGGTGCTACCGGCTGTTTTGGCAGTTTCTATTTTCCATCAGGAAAGCGAATGCGATCCTTAATAATAACAATGCTGTCCTTAATAATAACAATGCTGTCCTTAATAATAACAACGCAGCCACGTCGTTCTGTTTTAGGAGCATCACCTCtaacaaggggcaatggatacaaactggaacacaagaggttccacttaaatgtgagaagaaacttgttcctggtgagggtggcagagcctggcccaggctgcccagggggttgtggagtctccttctgtgcagacattccaacccgcctggacaccttcctgtgtaacctcatctgggtgttcctgctccatggggggattgcactggatgagctttccaggtcccttccaacccctgacactctgggattctgtgaactcCCATCTCCGTATTTCTCACaattcttcctcctctccttgccAGGCGATACTCTCATAGTCGAAGAGGACACTTCCAAACCCAAGACTGACTCGCCCGTAGTCACCAAAAGAACGATGCCCAACTCTGTGAGGGAAGCCGTGCCTGTGCTGGCCAGGAGGGTTGTTCCGGCGGATAACTCCTGTCTCTTCACCAGCGTCTACTATGTGGTGGAGGGAGGTGTTTACGACCCAGCCTGCGCTCCAGAGATGCGCAGCCTCATAGCCCAGATAGTAGCGAGTGATCCTGAATCTTACTGTGAGGCAGTTCTAGGGAAAACAAACAGGGAGTATTGTGACTGGatcagaagagaagagacttgGGGAGGAGCCATCGAAGTGTCCATTTTATCCAAATTTTACCAGTGCGAAATCTGTGTGGTGGACACGCAGACAGTCAGAATCGACCGTTTTGGGGAAGATGCCGGTTACACGAAGCGAGTGCTTTTAATTTACGACGGGATTCATTACGATCCGCTCGAGCGCAAAATCCTCGACTCGGACATTCCTCCGCAGACCATTTTCTCCACAACTGATGATGTTGTTCTCGCACAAGCGCTGGAGTTGGCGGATGAAGCCAGACGGAAGAGGCAGTTCACGGATGTGAATCACTTTACGCTGAGATGCATGGTGTGCCAGAAGGGACTAACCGGCCAAGTGGAAGCCAGAGAACACGCCAAGGAGACCGGACACACCAACTTCGGAGAAGTGTGACACCTGCATGAGGATGGTTACATCGACTACCTCACCAATCCGGAATAAAATTCTGGATTTCCTGATAAGCTGTATGTAATCCTAAAATTCCGTTCACAAAGCTTGAAAAGCGTATTAACTTCATGACGGCCAAGATGCACAGGTTTGTTACACTTAGCGACCTTCCCAATGGATTTGAAATGGGTAGCGTCTCACATGCTAATTTATAGTATAGTGGTATACACTGGCAGCTAAAACCTGATTTCTAAAATCTCTTTGTGTACGTGATCTGAGCCGACTTAAAACTAGGCTCGTTCAACACTAGCTTAAAATCTAGTCTCTAAGTTGCTGAATTAATCTCTCTGTATTATGTTTTCAGGGCAATTAACTTAATCTAAGAGTTTAGGAAACACACGTGTCAGCGTTACTTACACTAAGAATTGGACTCTGCGCATACAAGCAGTTCTTGCAGGGGAAACTGCTCACTCAGTGCACgatttttaatggaaagtgTCTCTCAAAGCTGCCCTATAGTATGTTACCATCCGAAATAGAGTGGATTGTTTGTGTGAAGTCGTGGCTGTAGAGAAAGAAATGGCCTCTAAGCTTTAAGGTAGCCTTTAAATTAACAAGTAGATGGTGAAGTGTTGAATAAACTTATTAATACTCTGTAGGTAGTTTTTAGTTGCTTGAAAAATAACTATCCAACCCCCGTGTTAACACTGCATCAGAACATAGGCATGTTTCTTGAAATACTTGGGATTCTTCTTCATAATACTGTCTGAAATTCCGGCAAGAGGGAAATATAGTAGTTAGGGAAGTGACTTGCATCTGTTAAATACATTTAAGCAGACTTGACTTGGGTATAGCCGATTTCGCGGCCACAGTGTTACTAAGCTGTACCAGATTCCGAATACTGTATATTCGCACTTTAAGGTATAGTTCTCACTCTTTGCTGGTTAAAAGTTTTGCCCTTTTCAGAAGGACAGAGCGCTAACCCGGAAGGGAGGCTTGAAATTTCTTCATCTGCCTTAATGTGTTGGATTTGTCAGCGATGACTGTTCAGTAGCAAGACTTTAATTCTGATAATGAAGGGTGCAGCTTAATTTCCAGAACAGAATAAGCTGCGTAAACTGCCCTACTTCTGGTACTGTTCAGAATAAGGGAAGTTGAAATGGGTTTAATAAATCTTAACACCTCACAGTGGGGTTGTGAGGCTTAACAGCAAGTGCTTTTGAGGTCTTTTAAAAGGTGCTGTAAAGGTGCGTATTACTGaaagggatttttgttttttttcctttgaaatgccTGCCACACATTTgttgaattgaattttaaaatattctgagcCTGCTGTTCTTCTGTTGCTCTGTTTCGAGTTGCCTTCCTTGCACTTTTACAACTGGGGAGCAAGAATGTGCGTCTTTGGACTGAGGCAGAAATAAACCTGCTTTCCAAGTGGCATCCAAGATCTAGTTTTAAAGGCCTCCTGGTGCAGCAAAATCATCTTTTCTAGAAAAAGCGCGTTTCACTGAAGTTCTCAACAGAGGCTCCCAGTTGGACCTTGAAATACAGGAGGGTCTTACTGAAGAAGGAACACAATTACAgaagtgctttgctgaatcGAGACATGAATAATTAAGTATAAAGAATAGAATCACTAAGAGCACTATGGACcatgtttctttttaactcAGTATTAAAACACGTTAGCACTGTTGGGAGTTACCTATAGAAATAGACACTTCCAGTGTTAAACCCCGCCTTACTTTTAGCCTATCattaggagaggaaaaaaaacaacgaaaaaagagacaaaaaccaaacaaaaccattaaAACCGATGCTTATAAACCTAAAGAAATACCTGCCAGGTCAAAGGAACTTGAAGATTACACTGTGTTTGAACTACTTGAGATGAAATACTGTCTGAGACCAAGAGACTGTCAATCCTACCTTGTATTCTCAGCTCTCACGCTGAATGGTGAGACCCCTCGGACAAGGAGCTGCTCCTCACCCTTTGCCATCTGTAAAACGGACCCAATAGCTACCTCAGAGAGGTGGACAAGGCGACTGCCCTCGGGTGAAGTGGAAGATACATATTTATTGTCTGCCGCGTTTGCAAACGCATCGCCTTTTGGGGAGCAACACTTTGATTTTCAGCTTTGTATCCCGGATGGATTTCCGAAAGCGTgtagaagtatttttatttggtaTTCCTCAgttgcagtattttaaaaattagcttTATTTAATCCAGAGTGTTTAGCTTTGCCATATCATGTTTGCATTGGGAATCTACTAACAGAGAACCAGTTCCGTTTGAGGGAGATGTGTCAATATCACTGCTtggatgttttcttttgttgcctagaaaataaaatctctttggTTAAATAACATCAACTGACCTGCTGTAATTCATCTGTGTAAAAGCTGGTGCTGTTACATGCTGACAAACTCATTCAAAGGACGCGTAACCTGTGAGTTGGAAGACCTTGTGGGATTCTCCTAACGGTCCCAAACAGAAAGTATctacattatttaaaatgtgagATACAGATACATTTAAAGTAtgattccatttttttcctaaatgttgTAACtgttaggtttttgttttgtttttctgttttgcctttttcttttaaataacttttttacCAGCATCTGATACAGTAAAAGTATCAAAAAATGGCATCCTGGTATAAAATGAACTGAACATCACGAATAGCGCTTACACTGAACTGCTATTAATTGTACATCAAGGTGTTACAGCTATTTTGGAGCAGAGGGGGTTCAGGAAGCGGCAGGAAGTGTCACCTGCCCAATCCCAATCCACAAAGCCTGTAAGTAAATCCCGATCCTCTTATTCCCATTTGAAATGAGCCCTCATTTCCTCGCTGAGTGCTTCAGCACAGAGCGCAGGGAATAAACGGGCCCTGGCtactgcaattaaaaataaatcaaattaacaGCCGGGTTGTTGGGATTGTTTTACCAATCTGCATTTACCAACAGATTTCGGGAACTCTGTTCTGGAGCTTGAATTAAATAAAGAATTCTGGTTTCCTGGTTCTAGGCTGGCCGTTTCACTAAATTCCTTTAATTAAAGAAGAGCCTAACGCACTAATTGCCTGGCCTTTCATGACCATATTTTACAAAGAGTTTTACAAACTCTTGGCTAAGAGGAACAAAAAGTTTTCATCTTGCTATTTGGAGAATTACAGGTCTTAATCACACAAATGAAACGCCTGCCTGTGTTTTAAATCAAACTATGCGGCCAGCTGTAGAACTGCTATTCTGGTTTTGCAGAATAAAATCAATTAGAACGGGCTGAAATCAatatttttccctcctcttaGTCTGAGGAGACAAAAGAATGCGATAGGGGAGTCAACAAAACCAGGTTGTCCAAGATTGCAGTGTCCTtctctattatttttaattaaagcctTGGGGAAAACGTTGGGGAACTGTGTTATACCTTGAGAGCCACCTCCTCATTGCCGATGTGGAGTTAATGCCAACCAAGCTATGGAAACACATCACCACGCTTCTCTACCTCTTTTCTACAAAATAGGGATAATAAATAGGTTTCCTTGCTTAGTTCCCAGCCATATTAAGATTTATTTCTCTAAACTGCTGTGTAACACTAGGCATTAACTCCCTAGTATTTTTCATAAGTGATTTGTCAGCATACGCACTGTACACACAATTTGGTCAAAGGAAAGTGTCCAACAGTCCCCCCCAGAGTCAAATAAATGTCATTACCTGGACAGGTATCGGTGACGCCACACAGATGCGTTTCCTTCGGGGCCAGGACTGAatcatttctgttcttttgtttATGAACAGGGCGAGGCACGACAGGTCTGTTAACATGCCAAAGTCCTTTCACGGCATTGTGCAGTTTTCTCTGCATCACTCCACTACTTGCATATACTTCATGCCATCTATATGAAATCACGCTTTATTTTGGGTTGTCGCTATTTATATTCATTGGAGGAAGAGGAATGTGGGAAAAGAACAGGTTCTGTCTGTGCATGTGATTCAGAGAAGCTCAAGACTTCTCTTAATAAAGCATGACATTTTCCTGAGTTAGGCAGAGCCCTGCAGATAGCAATTCTATCTGCTTTATTGCTGAGATTTAAGCCCTTGTACTGCCACATCTCTCAGCTCTTCACAGGCTGGTTGGGGCTCCAGGGACCTCCAGCTGCTTGATTTACTCCTCAGCACATGTTCCCTTTGTAACAGGGCACAGCTGGTGCTCTTCTGCTTTCCCTCCATCCTTCCATGGCTTTAAATAACCCCTGGTTTCACTTCCCTGTTCTGTGTAGCAGGGAACACACATTGCAACACAACCTCCTTCTTctcctaaaaataaatatcatttaaacacaaaaactTGAATGAATCTAGTGGCTGCATCAGTTCTGGAAGTTCGCTGCAGGGTTTCTGCTGGGATAGTTATAGTAATCCAGTGAGGAacaccctgcagagcagatacAAGTCTATGCTGTGGGtcggtgggggggggggggaacaatGACCTAAGCATTATCAGAGAGAAAAACTCTAATTTGAATAGGAGACCTCAAAGTCAGGGCAATAACAAGTCACTGCAGTTCTTCCAGCTGCTTCTAAAACAGCCTTTTCCCCATCTTTACAAGAATCTCCTTACAGGTGGCAAACTTTCAGTCTCTTGGGATAACTTTGGTGATATGCAAGTATATACCCGTCCTGGCAACAATCTGCTTTTAGAGCCAAGAAGGAACCAGGTCTTACCCTGAGCTGAGGGACCTCGTGCACAAAACCACCGAAGAGAATAAACCTGTCGTGGGGGTGATGCCTTCAGCAGCACCCGCTGCAAACACCCAGCGAAAGGACTTAATTACTACGTACAAAAGCGCTTTGGTCAGGGCTGCACGTTGGGCTCCCCGGCGTGTCAGCGAGCAGCAATGCAGCAGAACAGGCTGGCGGATTAAGGAGCGAAACCAGTGCGAGGACATCAGAGGCCATCAGCTTGAGCAGGGAAGTGAGCGAGCTGGGTGGTACCGAGCCCAGCTGCCCgcagcctccccagcaccctgcgCCTCTGCAACTTGGAGCAAAACTGCTTGAGCAGGGCTGCCGGAGAGCACGGGACGCAGGGACCCAGCTGCTTCAGGTCAGAATATGAAGCTGTTCTAGGGGCTCGGCCGTGCTGTGACCCCAGCCCGGAGCAGGGGTGCAGATGAGTCTCTCCCAGTGCTACAGGTGAGGGGCCAGGGACTCAGCTGTGAGCACGGATCTGCCAGCACCCACGCAGCCTTATCTCCGCTGGGAAGGTGAGTTAATGTGTAACCCGGCTCTGTTTGGTTAGCCTGGAAAAGTAAAGAAGTCCTGGGGTAGGCACGGCTGGGACAAGGACTTGGGCAGCGTGGAACGACAGATGAActggtaaaaaagaaaagaatataataataatcatcTCTATTCCTTCTTGTCTTTtgctttctgtcattttcctgCTGAACAGGCTGTGGGTGAGGGGCTGGGTGTCTCTGcccggggggggacacggggctctGGGCACCCGTGGGGCTATGGACGGGCTTTGCTTGGCAAGGGGAAAGTGTGGTGGAGGTGGCAcaggagacagcagcagtgaagATGGATGGGGTAGCAGTGGGAGGAAAGCTGGGGAGACCAAAAGCTCAGACCAATGCTCCGTGCGCTTGATTTACTTGTTTAAATAGGAGGAACTGCAGATCTGCTGCCAAAGTCTCCTTTCACCCCAGGGTGGGATCcatcctgctgcagagcagaagcTGCTGAGATGGGACCTGCAAAgggggttttgctttgtttttgttgcttcAGGCTGGTCAGGATAAAGCTCTTTGCTGGTGGAGGCATTACAGCTCCTCTGCTTTACACAGCAAAACTAACCGAGGTTCTTTAACATTGCTGGAGAGCCATGGTAGAGTTGCTTGTAGTAGTCCTGCCCTTAAAAAGAAAGTAGCCTGCTCATATAAAGCAATTAGCATTAATTGCTACCCAGCACCTCTTTGATGTGTGAGGGCTCAGCGAGCTTTGTAGAGGACAGTTACGGCAGCTGTAACAAAAGCTGCACAAACTGGCCttttattttagattaaaaaaatagcttcttctaaaagcatttttttagtGGGGGAAGATATATACCACTGGAAAAGAGCTTTTCAAGTACCACGTCTTTTAATGTTAACGCTCGGTCATAGCTTAGTTTGTGGCTGAACTGCCACGTTGTTCAAGCAGAACTGTAAAATCCTCCTGAATCATAAACACCGGGATTTTTTTCAACActgatttttcctctttcccaagTCGGATAAATGCGTTAGAGCCATAATCGCATCAGAGAACTAGAAGGCAGGAAAATGAACTTGTTGTTTCTGCGTAGATCCTCTCCAGCATGGGACGAGCTCCGGGCTGGACTTTGCCTCCCCATTAGCTGGGTACAAAACCTTGGGCGGCCACTTTCTGGTCCTGAAAATGCTGTTAGAAGGAGAGCAAATGGTTTCTTCCGATGGGCTGCTAACAGTGGGCATCCTCACCCTCATGGAGAAATCAGCTCTGTGGAGACCCCTAATTAGAGCCGGGCCAGGCTGCTGCCTTGCACCAAGGATTTGGCTCtgacagctgctccagctgtgggTGTCAAGTCTGAGCAAGACTTTGGCTTCCCCAGGAGCCTTTCGCTCTCCCGAATTTGGGCAGCAGGCAGCGAGGAGCATTGCAGCAATCCCAGCCGAGCTGCTTGGAAACAGACTCATATTCCACATTGCAGATATGCAGGTGAACAGCAAAACTCTGCAGGctacaaaaacccccaaactcaGATGGTGTGTCTGCTTTCTGACGAGTAGAAGCTCTAGCTATAAGGTTATCCAAATTAAAAGAATCAAGAGTGTTGCTGTTCCAAACCCACCACTTACTGAAATATGATTTAAGCAGTAAATAATGCAAAAGTGAGACTGAAATATTAAACCACTCCTGCGTAAAAAGATCAGATCTGTCAGGGCGTGGGCGTCGAAATCTGATTTTTGCGGCATGTTCCAA encodes:
- the YOD1 gene encoding ubiquitin thioesterase OTU1, which translates into the protein MLRLRCKARSGTHPLPGLTAHSRLRDMQAALAALTGVPIPAQRLLLGFPPRSLDLSDGERRLGDLGIHSGDTLIVEEDTSKPKTDSPVVTKRTMPNSVREAVPVLARRVVPADNSCLFTSVYYVVEGGVYDPACAPEMRSLIAQIVASDPESYCEAVLGKTNREYCDWIRREETWGGAIEVSILSKFYQCEICVVDTQTVRIDRFGEDAGYTKRVLLIYDGIHYDPLERKILDSDIPPQTIFSTTDDVVLAQALELADEARRKRQFTDVNHFTLRCMVCQKGLTGQVEAREHAKETGHTNFGEV